The following proteins come from a genomic window of Excalfactoria chinensis isolate bCotChi1 chromosome 6, bCotChi1.hap2, whole genome shotgun sequence:
- the FUT11 gene encoding alpha-(1,3)-fucosyltransferase 11: protein MGGGRPGRAVRRGHACLWVTLALAWGAGSRAAAGDGEGDGEPGTADGETPCGAEGWAQAAVPPGPAFAAAASYRGPGNNDTRSNKALPILLWWSGSLFPHFPGDTERIDCPRGSCLVTRSRRAARHRRTKALIFYGTDFRAYEAPLPRLPHQTWALFHEESPMNNYLLSHPPGIGLFNYTATFRRESDYPLSLQWLPGAGYLRGPALPLAEKDAWRRRGYGPVLYMQSHCDVPSDRDRYVRELMKYIQVDSYGKCLHNRELPSERLRDTATATAEDPEFMAFIARYKFHLALENAICNDYMTEKLWRPMHLGAVPVYRGSPAVRDWMPNNLSIILIDDFDSPQELAKYLDFLDKNGEEYMKYLEYKNLDGIKNQFLLESLETREWGVNDMTLPNYLNGFECFICDRENARVRAEQEHKKSRGKTPAPAPHIAHSQHMGCPMPTPGFGSVEDLPGEDSWKEMWLQDYWQSLDQGEALTAMIHHNESHQGRFWDYMHEIFLKRTRQH from the exons ATGGGCGGCGGAAGGCCGGGCCGCGCGGTGCGGCGAGGGCACGCTTGCCTCTGGGTGACGCTGGCGCTGGCGTGGGGCGCGGGGAGCCGAGCGGCCGCGGGGGACGGGGAGGGAGACGGAGAGCCCGGGACGGCGGACGGGGAGACGCCGTGCGGGGCGGAGGGCTGGGCGCAGGCTGCCGTCCCGCCGGGCCCGGCCTTCGCGGCGGCGGCGTCGTACCGCGGGCCGGGCAACAACGACACGCGGAGCAACAAGGCGCTGCCCATCCTGCTGTGGTGGAGCGGCAGCCTCTTCCCGCACTTCCCGGGCGACACGGAGCGCATCGACTGCCCGCGGGGCTCCTGCCTCGTCACGCGCAgccggcgggcggcgcggcACCGCCGCACCAAGGCGCTCATCTTCTACGGCACCGACTTCCGCGCCTACGAGGCGCCGCTGCCCCGCCTGCCCCACCAGACGTGGGCGCTGTTCCACGAGGAGTCCCCCATGAACAACTACCTCCTCTCGCACCCTCCCGGCATCGGCCTCTTCAACTACACCGCCACCTTCCGCCGCGAGTCGGACTACCCGCTGTCGTTGCAGTGGCTGCCCGGTGCGGGCTACCTGCGGGGCCCGGCGCTGCCCCTGGCTGAGAAGGACGCGTGGCGGCGGCGGGGCTACGGCCCGGTGCTCTACATGCAGTCCCACTGCGACGTGCCTTCGGACCGGGACCGCTACGTGCGGGAGCTCATGAAGTACATCCAG GTTGACTCCTATGGGAAGTGCCTGCATAACCGTGAGCTTCCCAGCGAGCGGCTGAGAGACACTGCGACAGCCACTGCAGAAGATCCCGAATTCATGGCTTTCATCGCCAGGTACAAGTTCCACCTGGCCCTGGAGAATGCCATATGCAATGACTACAtgacagagaagctgtggcGTCCAATGCATTTGGGTGCTGTCCCGGTATACCGAGGCTCCCCAGCTGTGAGGGACTGGATGCCGAACAACCTCTCCATCATTCTTATCGATGACTTTGACAGCCCCCAAGAGCTGGCAAAGTATCTTGATTTCCTTGACAAGAATGGAGAGGAATATATGAAGTACCTGGAGTATAAAAACCTTGATGGAATAAAAAACCAGTTCTTGCTAGAGAGCTTGGAGACGCGGGAGTGGGGTGTGAATGACATGACTTTGCCCAATTACCTGAATGGCTTCGAGTGCTTCATCTGCGACAGGGAGAACGCCCGGGTCAGAGCGGAGCAGGAACACAAAAAGTCTCGTGGGAAAACTCCAGCTCCTGCCCCTCACATAGCTCATTCCCAGCACATGGGATGCCCTATGCCTACCCCTGGGTTTGGAAGTGTTGAAGACCTCCCTGGAGAGGACAG tTGGAAAGAGATGTGGCTTCAGGACTATTGGCAAAGCCTTGATCAGGGTGAGGCCCTCACTGCTATGATTCATCACAATGAGTCACATCAGGGAAGATTTTGGGATTATATGCATGAGATTTTTCTCAAGAGGACCAGGCAACACTGA